From a region of the Halanaerobium hydrogeniformans genome:
- a CDS encoding reverse transcriptase domain-containing protein: protein MDHKLLIEFIRQKVTDGWVIEIIKSWLTMGVMKDGEYIPTEKGTPQGGVISPLLANIFLHQFDKVMTERGYKLVRFADDFVVMTKSKRKAKRAYEVVKEIITGKLKLELHPEKTVITNFGEGFVFLGFEFIAWRYKRPRKKSLEKFKDKVRKVTKRNQPWKVDSIIKRLNAKIYGWANYFGHGNVKKAVMNQNKRIPNSFFRKKGLVSLLTRLS, encoded by the coding sequence ATAGATCATAAGCTTCTAATAGAATTTATCAGACAAAAAGTAACAGATGGTTGGGTAATTGAAATAATAAAATCGTGGCTGACCATGGGAGTCATGAAAGATGGAGAATATATACCCACAGAAAAAGGCACCCCTCAGGGTGGCGTAATATCGCCACTGCTAGCAAATATCTTTCTGCATCAGTTTGATAAGGTGATGACAGAAAGAGGATACAAACTGGTGCGATTTGCTGATGATTTTGTAGTAATGACAAAGTCAAAAAGGAAAGCTAAAAGAGCTTATGAGGTAGTTAAGGAAATTATTACAGGAAAACTAAAATTAGAACTGCATCCAGAAAAGACAGTAATAACTAACTTTGGTGAAGGTTTTGTATTTTTGGGATTTGAATTCATAGCCTGGAGATACAAAAGACCGAGAAAGAAGTCTTTAGAGAAATTCAAAGACAAAGTTAGAAAAGTTACTAAGAGAAATCAGCCCTGGAAAGTGGACTCAATCATCAAGAGACTAAATGCTAAAATATATGGCTGGGCTAACTATTTCGGCCATGGAAATGTGAAGAAAGCAGTTATGAATCAAAACAAAAGAATCCCCAATTCCTTTTTCAGGAAGAAGGGACTCGTTTCACTACTTACTAGATTGTCCTAG
- a CDS encoding DUF362 domain-containing protein, translated as MSAKVAISKFDSLKGNEEFIGGNFTRYDEDIKEIKIKLKEVIEASVGSIGNLIKNGDRVLIKPNLAFLAPPESFSVVDPRVIEALVSLLKEESEAGEVWVGDNPSLGKHVGRAKPAFKAAEMEEAAYRGGADRVLYFDEEASVQVDIPMAKVFKKASVFRPILDADVVINLPKMKTHLGGTVTLGLKNWQGIIPNVHPSGEQQDTHRIDLDQKIADLLRIRRADLTIVDSIIAMEGQGPHAGTPVEMNLLIAGEDTVAVDALTSYVMGYEPHEVPSTQIAFSEGQGEMRLEEIEVVGVSADSVRRFFKRPSSNPVGLIPGIDVLIQQTCPGCYKYIRGAMDSFKGGVDTERFVEENGESLIIAGGVPSLDYNDAVGKHLFVVGDCWKKFGSREEVEKAMEVAADVTEYQGCAPIYVFAQLNSDLQALDA; from the coding sequence ATGAGTGCAAAAGTAGCAATTTCTAAGTTTGATTCTTTAAAAGGCAATGAAGAATTTATTGGTGGAAACTTTACTCGTTATGACGAAGATATTAAAGAGATAAAAATTAAACTTAAAGAAGTTATTGAAGCAAGTGTAGGTAGTATTGGTAATTTGATTAAAAATGGAGACAGAGTTTTAATTAAACCTAACCTTGCCTTTTTAGCTCCACCAGAGAGTTTCTCAGTTGTCGACCCAAGAGTAATTGAAGCTTTGGTTTCTTTACTTAAAGAAGAATCTGAAGCTGGAGAAGTATGGGTAGGTGACAATCCATCTTTAGGTAAACATGTAGGTAGAGCAAAACCTGCTTTTAAAGCTGCTGAAATGGAAGAAGCTGCCTATAGAGGTGGTGCAGATAGAGTTCTTTATTTTGATGAAGAAGCATCTGTACAAGTTGATATTCCAATGGCAAAAGTGTTTAAAAAGGCATCTGTATTCAGACCTATTTTAGATGCTGATGTTGTTATTAATTTACCTAAGATGAAAACCCACCTAGGTGGTACTGTTACATTAGGACTTAAAAACTGGCAGGGAATTATACCTAATGTACATCCATCCGGAGAACAACAGGATACTCATAGAATAGATTTAGACCAAAAAATTGCAGACTTATTAAGAATAAGGAGAGCTGACTTAACAATTGTGGATTCTATTATAGCTATGGAAGGTCAGGGACCTCATGCAGGTACCCCGGTTGAAATGAATCTTCTAATTGCTGGTGAAGATACAGTAGCAGTAGATGCACTAACTTCTTATGTTATGGGCTATGAACCTCATGAAGTTCCTTCAACTCAAATAGCCTTTTCTGAAGGCCAGGGTGAAATGAGATTAGAAGAAATAGAAGTTGTAGGTGTTTCAGCTGATAGTGTAAGACGTTTCTTTAAACGTCCATCAAGTAATCCAGTTGGACTTATTCCTGGAATAGATGTTTTAATCCAGCAGACCTGTCCAGGCTGTTATAAATATATAAGAGGAGCTATGGATAGCTTTAAAGGTGGAGTAGACACCGAAAGATTTGTAGAAGAAAATGGAGAATCTTTAATAATTGCAGGTGGAGTTCCATCTCTAGATTATAATGATGCTGTAGGTAAGCATTTATTTGTTGTTGGAGATTGCTGGAAAAAGTTTGGATCAAGAGAAGAAGTAGAAAAAGCAATGGAAGTAGCAGCAGATGTAACTGAATACCAAGGTTGTGCACCTATTTATGTATTTGCCCAATTAAATAGTGATCTGCAGGCTTTAGATGCTTAA
- a CDS encoding tRNA (mnm(5)s(2)U34)-methyltransferase: protein MKNDFMNAVEFSHFLIKKHLDTDSILIDATAGNGKDTLFMAELTDQNTEILAFDIQKKAVKNTQKLLEKNNLQAQVKVIHDSHANLDKYINENQLSLVLFNLGYLPGGDKSIITKAQSTLEAVKKSLDFLKKYGIIILVIYKGHKGGLKEEKAIIDFVEALDYKKYNVLKYEFINQAAKPPEVIAIIKRA, encoded by the coding sequence GTGAAAAATGATTTTATGAATGCAGTTGAATTTTCTCATTTTTTAATAAAAAAACATTTAGACACCGATTCTATTTTAATAGATGCAACAGCTGGAAACGGAAAAGACACACTATTTATGGCAGAACTTACAGATCAAAACACAGAAATACTTGCTTTTGATATTCAAAAAAAGGCTGTTAAGAACACTCAAAAACTACTTGAAAAAAATAATCTTCAAGCTCAGGTCAAAGTAATCCATGATTCTCATGCTAATTTAGATAAATATATTAATGAAAATCAGCTGTCTTTAGTTTTATTTAATTTAGGATATCTTCCAGGAGGAGATAAGTCAATAATAACAAAAGCTCAATCCACTCTAGAGGCAGTAAAAAAAAGTTTAGATTTTCTGAAAAAATATGGTATAATAATATTAGTAATATATAAAGGTCATAAAGGTGGTTTAAAAGAAGAAAAAGCTATTATCGATTTCGTTGAAGCTTTAGACTATAAGAAATATAATGTTTTAAAATATGAATTTATTAATCAAGCTGCAAAACCACCGGAAGTTATTGCTATTATCAAAAGAGCGTGA
- the surE gene encoding 5'/3'-nucleotidase SurE — protein MKILLTNDDGVYADGITDLATVLSANGHYVTVAAPDRERSASGHAITLHDPLRALKIKRSSLPDLTVYSVNGTPADCVKLAIEKLLDFEPDLIISGINHGPNLGLEILYSGTVSAAIEGSMLGFPSLAVSMNYTEESDFKKAAEYIVDLLDSDKILVDDKNLLLNINFPVEINDEADIVITKLGKSLYIDSFVEREDPFGNKYFWLNGSNKKLKDDNTDISEYLKGNISITPLKIDLTDNQQFKFLSKNFPKKIKLKNKDLNLESRQISEK, from the coding sequence TTGAAAATTTTACTTACTAATGATGATGGAGTATATGCTGATGGTATTACAGATTTAGCGACAGTTTTATCTGCTAATGGGCATTATGTTACGGTAGCTGCACCAGATAGAGAAAGGAGTGCTTCTGGACATGCGATCACTTTACATGATCCACTTAGAGCACTCAAAATTAAAAGATCTTCGTTACCTGATTTAACAGTCTACAGTGTAAATGGAACACCTGCTGATTGTGTTAAATTAGCAATAGAAAAATTATTGGATTTTGAACCTGATTTGATTATTTCAGGTATCAATCATGGTCCTAATTTAGGATTAGAAATATTATATTCAGGGACAGTTTCTGCAGCAATAGAGGGTTCGATGCTTGGATTTCCCTCACTGGCTGTTTCTATGAATTATACTGAAGAAAGCGATTTTAAAAAAGCAGCTGAATATATTGTTGATTTACTGGATTCTGATAAAATTTTAGTTGATGATAAAAATTTATTGCTAAATATTAACTTTCCTGTTGAGATTAATGATGAAGCTGATATTGTAATAACTAAATTGGGCAAATCTCTATATATTGATAGTTTTGTAGAAAGAGAAGATCCTTTTGGTAATAAATATTTTTGGTTAAATGGTAGCAACAAAAAATTAAAAGATGATAACACCGATATTTCAGAATATTTAAAGGGAAATATTTCAATAACACCTTTAAAAATTGATTTAACTGATAATCAACAATTTAAGTTCTTATCCAAAAATTTTCCCAAAAAAATAAAACTAAAAAATAAAGATTTAAATTTAGAAAGTAGGCAAATAAGTGAAAAATGA
- a CDS encoding helix-turn-helix domain-containing protein encodes MEELELGTLLKKARMEKGLSLDDIQEKTKIRKIYLEAIEKNEFDRLPGSVYLKVFIKGYAREVDINYQKLLENYAVLNIEEKKEKNIHEDYLSGTNIKPGGGRKRKLKSFFKIILFISLGFLIILASIYAFQYFSSADHLILDDGDNNTEIVDQQEESEELTATYIEEENLLISSSIEEELNVLDTSLEGILNDAQLNEEEAIIDIAESDILDEQINISESPAIIIDDSSLEFGTEDEFSSEESLTDLNQEVTADPDQEEVENAETVIDNNITINADDLVWLRVDLDGATVFSGLLQAGDSLEYEPEEILYMRIGRPAAVTAQINNQQYGPWTGTGDISEIEILIGDEDVEINNLRE; translated from the coding sequence TTGGAAGAGTTGGAACTGGGGACGTTATTAAAAAAAGCAAGGATGGAAAAGGGGTTAAGCCTGGATGATATTCAGGAAAAAACTAAAATCAGAAAGATTTATTTGGAAGCAATAGAAAAAAATGAATTTGATAGACTGCCAGGTTCGGTTTATTTAAAAGTTTTTATAAAGGGTTATGCAAGAGAAGTTGATATTAATTATCAAAAGCTCCTGGAAAATTATGCTGTTTTAAATATTGAAGAAAAAAAAGAAAAGAATATACATGAAGACTATTTAAGTGGAACAAATATAAAGCCAGGTGGAGGCAGAAAGAGAAAACTAAAAAGTTTTTTTAAAATTATTTTGTTCATATCTTTAGGCTTTTTAATTATTTTAGCCTCAATTTATGCATTTCAATATTTTAGCAGTGCTGATCATTTAATTTTAGATGATGGTGATAATAATACAGAGATTGTAGATCAACAGGAAGAAAGCGAAGAATTAACTGCTACTTATATTGAAGAAGAAAACCTTTTAATAAGCAGTAGTATTGAAGAAGAACTAAATGTTTTGGATACTAGTTTAGAAGGAATATTAAATGATGCTCAGCTGAATGAAGAAGAGGCCATTATCGATATAGCAGAAAGTGATATTTTGGATGAACAAATTAATATTTCTGAAAGTCCTGCAATAATTATTGATGATAGTAGTTTAGAGTTTGGTACAGAAGATGAGTTCAGCTCTGAAGAAAGCTTAACCGACTTAAATCAAGAAGTAACTGCTGATCCTGATCAAGAGGAAGTAGAAAATGCAGAGACTGTAATAGATAATAATATTACTATTAATGCTGATGATTTAGTCTGGCTAAGAGTAGATTTAGATGGAGCAACAGTTTTTAGTGGTCTGTTACAGGCTGGAGATAGTCTAGAATATGAACCAGAAGAGATTTTATATATGCGGATAGGAAGACCAGCGGCTGTTACTGCTCAAATAAATAATCAGCAGTATGGGCCCTGGACTGGGACCGGAGATATAAGTGAAATTGAAATTTTGATTGGGGATGAAGATGTAGAAATTAACAATTTAAGAGAATGA